A segment of the Acidobacteriota bacterium genome:
TGAAGAGCTTCTGAGGGTTCCATGTCCCGTAGTCTGGCGGACAGAGTTTTGGCCGGTGAGACCCGTGCGCTCGCCCGTGCGATCACCATGGTCGAGGAGAATGCACCGGCTGCGCGGGATGTCCTGCGTGCGGTCTTCTCTCGTACCGGTCGCGCGAGCGTGATTGGACTTACGGGATCGCCGGGTGCCGGGAAGTCGAGTCTCGTCGATCAGATGATCAAGGATTACCGCGCAGCCGGCAAACGCGTCGGTGTCGTGGCGGTGGATCCTTCAAGCGCCTACTCCGGCGGCGCGATCCTCGGCGATCGAGTTCGCATGCAGGAACACGCCATGGATGCCGACGTGTTCATCCGCTCGATGGCGACTCGCGGTCATCTTGGTGGGTTGTCACGAACGACCAACGACGCCATCGATCTCATGGATGCTGCCGGTTACGACCCGATCCTCGTCGAGACCGTCGGCGTGGGGCAGGACGAGGTCGAGGTGGTCAAGACCGCCGACTCGGTGGTCGTTGTCCTCGTGCCGGGTATGGGCGACGATATCCAGGCGATCAAGGCCGGGATCCTGGAGATCGCCGACATCTTCGTCATCAACAAGTCCGACCGCCCCGGTGCGGACCGTCTAGACGCCGACCTGAAGTACATGCTCTCTCTCGTTGACACGGGGCCGCGGCCCAGGCCGCCGATCCTGAAGACGGTCGCGGTGACCGGAGAGGGGATCCCCGAGCTGCAGGCGATCCTCCTGGAGCTGGGCGCGGACGTCGCGGAGCAGGGGCGTCGGACACGGAGCCTGGAGCGAGCCTCTGCGCGATTGCATGCCGTGCTGACGGATCGTTTGCTGCGTCACGTGCTTGCATTGCCCGCCGTGGCCGAGGAGTGGGATCGGTCGATCGGGCTTGTCGCCGAGCGGCAGGAGGATCCCTACTCGGTGGTGGACCGATTGATGCGTCGAATCGAACTGGAGGAATCATGATTCGCAAGATCGATCACATTGGGTTGGCCGTCGGCTCGATCGACGAGCGGCTGCCGTTCTGGTCCGAAATTCTGGGTCTCGACGTGGTCGGGCGGGAGACGGTCCTGGGAGAGCAGGTCCAGGTCGCGTTCCTTCCGGTGGGCGAATCGAATCTCGAACTGCTGGAGGCGACGGACAGTGGTTCGACGATCGCGCGGTTCATCGAGAAGCGCGGAGAGGGAATCCACCATGTCAACTTCGAGGTCGACGATCTCTCGGAGCTGATCCGGCGACTGCGGGAGAAGGGCGTTCCGCTCGTCGGTGAGGCGCCACGTATCGGGGCAGGGGGGCACAAGGTCGCCTTCGTGCATCCCCGGGCCACCGGCGGGGTTCTCGTGGAGTTGTGCGAACTCACCACGAACAAGCAAAAGGCATTGCCGAATGTCGTCGCACCGGGTGCGCCTGTGCTGCTCTATCTAAGAGATCCCCAGGAGAAGTTATGGGGAATGCTGCGTGCGATGGATCCATCCGGCGCGACCGTAGAGGGAGTTGACCTGTCTTCATTCGATGACTGGGTCGCCCAGGTCGAGAGGGACGATCTCGGTATCGGCGGGCCGTCCGTTCTATTCGTCCCGATGGCACGGATCGAGAAGATACTGCTCGATCGCCCCAGCGGCGAAATCCCGGCGTTGTATGAGAGGTTCGAGGAACGGACGGGTTTCGATGTCACCGAGTACTTCGGGGACTAGGCGGCGAAAGGAACCACGCGATCCCTACCTGCGCGTT
Coding sequences within it:
- the meaB gene encoding methylmalonyl Co-A mutase-associated GTPase MeaB, coding for MSRSLADRVLAGETRALARAITMVEENAPAARDVLRAVFSRTGRASVIGLTGSPGAGKSSLVDQMIKDYRAAGKRVGVVAVDPSSAYSGGAILGDRVRMQEHAMDADVFIRSMATRGHLGGLSRTTNDAIDLMDAAGYDPILVETVGVGQDEVEVVKTADSVVVVLVPGMGDDIQAIKAGILEIADIFVINKSDRPGADRLDADLKYMLSLVDTGPRPRPPILKTVAVTGEGIPELQAILLELGADVAEQGRRTRSLERASARLHAVLTDRLLRHVLALPAVAEEWDRSIGLVAERQEDPYSVVDRLMRRIELEES
- the mce gene encoding methylmalonyl-CoA epimerase, with product MMIRKIDHIGLAVGSIDERLPFWSEILGLDVVGRETVLGEQVQVAFLPVGESNLELLEATDSGSTIARFIEKRGEGIHHVNFEVDDLSELIRRLREKGVPLVGEAPRIGAGGHKVAFVHPRATGGVLVELCELTTNKQKALPNVVAPGAPVLLYLRDPQEKLWGMLRAMDPSGATVEGVDLSSFDDWVAQVERDDLGIGGPSVLFVPMARIEKILLDRPSGEIPALYERFEERTGFDVTEYFGD